One window of Aerosakkonema funiforme FACHB-1375 genomic DNA carries:
- the recJ gene encoding single-stranded-DNA-specific exonuclease RecJ — MPEQQIHWQIQPKIEPPEWFVQAVRQYAELPGNYAAQLLWQRGIRDAEHLAGFLKPQLYKPASPFEFGQEMHWAIERLRQAINAVEIVAIWGDFDADGITSTAVLWDGLGQFFAQNINLLYYVPNRLTESHGLNFQGIADLAERGVKLIVTCDTGSTNLSEIEYARELGIDIIVTDHHTLLPERPPVTAIINPRNLSPSHQLFNLSGVAVAYKLIEALYQTLPDIPKQPLEDLLGLVAIGLIADLVNLKGDCRYLAQLGIEKLQEDLQNPPKLRRRPGVGNLLEFCKKSGDRPTDISFGIGPRINAVSRIQGDASFCVELLTSREIDRVEKLARETELANARRKSLQKDVEQQAAQKLAQLDLSTTSIIVLTEMGWPVGVLGLVAGQVAQQTGLPTILLSLEEAEENIENDREISQSKIPNAKSKIARGSARSVNQIDLYQLVKAQAHLLDRFGGHPLAAGLSIPVENIPLFTEAINQQLRQQIGGEEGKLGTRIISADLVVTVADLGINLFRELKLLEPCGMGNSVPQLVIQDCWFENIKNRNIQDATGKKVQYIKTEFQICDRSAQIGFPGVWWGHYKDEIPPGQCDAVVELDFNTYNKRYEVRLIAVRSRQSNLTLFSPDLSQTEWILDWRNKADELQIDYLNLPIEEGMIKSEISNLKSQINEKTLIVRECPSHWDDLQLWFRRALQAKQQLAIAYPPPPQIPPSQVWQNLVGIAKYLSRTGKTATQAQLQQKLGIGDTTLLLGLQTLTKIGFEVKNGDGNFKITGNTELEASSLAGEIYSAIAQFLAAVREEQFRRQYFYEVPLDIIRSVVNQNTFFQND; from the coding sequence ATGCCAGAACAGCAAATTCATTGGCAAATTCAGCCAAAAATTGAGCCGCCAGAGTGGTTCGTTCAAGCAGTCAGACAGTACGCAGAATTACCGGGAAATTATGCTGCCCAATTGCTATGGCAGCGCGGAATTCGCGACGCCGAACATCTGGCAGGATTTTTGAAACCGCAGCTGTACAAACCAGCCAGTCCCTTTGAATTCGGTCAGGAAATGCACTGGGCGATCGAAAGATTGCGGCAAGCTATCAATGCGGTTGAAATTGTGGCGATTTGGGGTGATTTTGATGCCGATGGCATCACTTCAACTGCCGTTTTGTGGGATGGATTGGGACAATTTTTTGCCCAAAATATTAACTTATTATACTACGTTCCCAATCGCCTAACGGAATCCCACGGACTCAACTTTCAGGGAATTGCTGACCTGGCGGAACGGGGAGTAAAACTGATAGTTACTTGCGACACTGGCAGTACAAATTTGAGCGAAATTGAATACGCTCGTGAATTGGGAATCGATATAATTGTCACAGATCATCACACGCTGCTACCAGAACGTCCGCCAGTAACGGCTATTATCAATCCCCGGAATTTGTCGCCGTCACACCAGCTATTTAATCTTTCCGGAGTTGCTGTTGCTTATAAGTTGATAGAAGCGCTTTATCAAACTCTGCCAGATATTCCCAAACAGCCTTTAGAAGATTTGTTGGGTTTAGTCGCAATTGGGTTAATTGCCGATTTGGTTAATTTGAAAGGCGATTGTCGGTATTTAGCACAATTGGGAATAGAAAAACTGCAAGAAGATTTACAGAACCCGCCAAAATTGCGGCGGCGTCCTGGCGTTGGAAATTTGCTGGAATTTTGCAAGAAAAGTGGCGATCGTCCAACCGATATTTCTTTCGGAATTGGCCCCCGCATTAATGCCGTCAGTCGCATACAAGGGGATGCTAGCTTCTGCGTAGAATTGCTTACGAGTCGGGAGATCGATCGCGTCGAAAAATTGGCACGAGAAACCGAATTAGCTAACGCCCGCCGCAAGTCATTACAAAAAGATGTCGAACAGCAAGCAGCCCAAAAATTAGCACAATTAGATTTATCGACAACTAGCATTATTGTACTCACAGAAATGGGTTGGCCTGTGGGCGTTTTGGGTTTAGTTGCCGGTCAAGTTGCTCAACAAACCGGTCTTCCCACGATTTTATTAAGCCTAGAAGAAGCCGAAGAAAACATAGAAAACGATCGGGAAATTTCTCAATCTAAAATCCCAAATGCCAAATCTAAAATTGCTAGGGGTTCTGCGCGATCGGTCAATCAAATCGACCTTTATCAATTGGTGAAAGCTCAAGCGCACCTTTTAGATCGTTTTGGCGGTCATCCCTTGGCGGCTGGGTTGAGTATTCCTGTTGAGAATATCCCCCTATTTACAGAGGCGATAAATCAACAATTGCGGCAACAAATTGGCGGAGAAGAAGGTAAATTAGGAACCAGAATAATCTCAGCAGATTTGGTCGTAACTGTAGCTGATTTAGGAATAAATTTGTTTCGCGAACTGAAACTTTTAGAACCCTGCGGTATGGGCAACTCCGTACCGCAGTTGGTAATTCAAGATTGCTGGTTTGAGAATATCAAGAATCGCAATATTCAGGATGCGACGGGAAAAAAGGTTCAATATATTAAAACCGAGTTTCAAATTTGCGATCGCTCTGCTCAAATTGGATTTCCCGGTGTTTGGTGGGGTCACTACAAAGACGAAATTCCGCCAGGACAATGCGATGCAGTTGTAGAACTTGATTTCAATACTTACAATAAGCGCTATGAAGTGCGGTTAATTGCTGTGCGATCGCGCCAATCAAATCTTACCTTATTCAGTCCCGATCTCAGTCAAACAGAGTGGATTTTAGACTGGCGAAATAAAGCAGATGAATTGCAAATAGATTATTTAAACCTGCCAATAGAAGAAGGCATGATTAAATCGGAAATCTCCAATCTGAAATCTCAAATTAATGAGAAAACTTTGATAGTTAGAGAATGTCCGAGTCACTGGGATGATTTGCAATTGTGGTTTCGACGCGCTTTGCAGGCAAAACAGCAATTAGCCATTGCCTATCCACCGCCGCCACAAATACCTCCCAGCCAAGTTTGGCAAAATCTCGTCGGCATTGCCAAATATCTCAGCCGTACCGGTAAAACGGCTACACAAGCTCAATTGCAACAGAAACTCGGTATTGGCGATACTACCTTGCTCTTAGGGTTGCAAACATTAACTAAAATAGGGTTTGAGGTCAAAAATGGGGATGGTAACTTTAAGATTACGGGAAATACCGAGTTAGAAGCATCGAGTTTGGCGGGGGAAATTTATAGTGCGATCGCACAATTTTTAGCCGCTGTCCGAGAAGAACAATTTCGCCGCCAGTATTTCTATGAAGTTCCTTTAGATATCATTCGATCTGTAGTCAACCAAAACACTTTTTTTCAAAATGATTAA
- a CDS encoding phytoene desaturase family protein gives MSNNQPSFTNNTEVVVIGSGIGGLSCAAILARYGIDVTVVESHSIAGGAAHAFERNGYQFDSGPSLYSGLSYTPSPNPLLHRKILY, from the coding sequence ATGTCTAATAATCAACCATCATTCACGAACAATACAGAAGTAGTCGTAATTGGTAGCGGTATAGGCGGTTTGAGTTGTGCTGCCATATTAGCACGCTATGGTATTGATGTCACCGTAGTAGAAAGCCATTCGATCGCAGGGGGTGCGGCTCATGCTTTTGAACGCAATGGCTATCAGTTTGATTCTGGGCCATCTTTATATTCTGGTTTGTCCTACACCCCTTCCCCCAATCCCTTACTGCACCGCAAAATCTTGTATTAG
- a CDS encoding MogA/MoaB family molybdenum cofactor biosynthesis protein has product MTKIPHPDSSNFTVNCAVITVSDTRTSETDRSGNLMKELLLNAGHAVAAYAILKDEPTQIQEQMLSLGNRPDLQALIFNGGTGIAPRDTTYDAIELLLEKTLPGFGELFRWLSYQEIGSRAIASRAVAGVYKKKLVFSLPGSTNAVKLAVEKLILPELVHLVTQLGSTSPGH; this is encoded by the coding sequence ATGACTAAAATTCCTCATCCAGATTCATCTAATTTTACTGTAAATTGCGCGGTAATTACTGTCAGCGATACGCGCACTTCAGAAACCGATCGCAGTGGCAATCTCATGAAAGAGTTACTGTTAAATGCAGGTCATGCGGTGGCAGCTTATGCAATTCTCAAGGATGAACCGACGCAGATTCAGGAGCAAATGTTAAGCTTGGGTAATCGCCCGGATTTGCAAGCTTTGATTTTTAATGGCGGTACTGGCATTGCGCCACGAGATACGACCTACGATGCGATCGAACTATTGCTGGAAAAAACTTTACCTGGTTTTGGGGAGTTGTTTCGCTGGCTGAGTTATCAGGAAATCGGTTCGCGGGCGATCGCATCTAGGGCAGTCGCCGGGGTGTATAAAAAGAAACTGGTATTTTCTCTTCCCGGTTCTACCAATGCGGTAAAACTGGCTGTGGAAAAACTGATTTTGCCAGAACTGGTTCATCTTGTTACCCAGCTTGGCAGCACATCACCAGGACATTAA
- a CDS encoding glycosyltransferase family A protein has product MKEKPILSIVTPTTGKYSDYWLEQLLKVKGNVEFVLVYYPNIPIRPVDDPRVKILTSPYKGEMMQRFVGLLNASGEYVLALDDDDFVHPDVEELTKNYFHKFPESWVLRLKKENIDFKDEERIKKEWNAIPDVNQLEVCQKTPENPYPYQQGNYTGLLEIPVAPLDKNLDIQYILWPLGERKDNFGYHFENFNNIVWKNELVQKALPDLSQATKVLGAITWIPSTGFDRLLGLFVQAKFFEKDAIIGHWMPKPEQIRYIDKPAALKPPRFHVVSDVLLVKYFPQYGYLWNLFFSKLYGVPRTIGKAVKWKLIKK; this is encoded by the coding sequence ATGAAAGAAAAACCGATTCTCTCTATTGTTACTCCGACGACAGGCAAATATTCTGACTATTGGTTAGAACAGTTATTGAAGGTAAAGGGTAATGTTGAATTTGTTTTAGTTTATTACCCCAACATCCCAATCCGACCCGTAGATGACCCCAGAGTCAAAATTTTAACAAGCCCTTACAAAGGCGAGATGATGCAACGGTTTGTCGGTTTGCTAAATGCTAGTGGCGAATATGTTCTGGCTTTAGATGACGATGACTTCGTACATCCAGATGTGGAAGAATTAACAAAGAACTATTTTCATAAATTTCCTGAAAGTTGGGTTCTCAGGTTAAAAAAGGAGAATATTGATTTTAAAGATGAGGAACGCATTAAAAAAGAATGGAATGCAATCCCTGATGTTAATCAACTGGAAGTCTGCCAAAAGACACCAGAAAATCCCTATCCTTATCAGCAAGGAAATTATACGGGATTGCTGGAAATTCCAGTTGCTCCTTTAGACAAAAATTTGGATATTCAATACATATTATGGCCTTTGGGAGAGAGAAAAGATAATTTTGGCTATCATTTTGAGAATTTCAATAATATTGTTTGGAAAAACGAGCTAGTTCAAAAAGCCCTTCCCGATTTATCGCAGGCAACAAAAGTGCTAGGGGCGATAACCTGGATACCTTCAACGGGTTTCGATCGCTTGTTGGGTTTATTTGTACAGGCTAAATTTTTTGAGAAGGATGCTATTATCGGTCACTGGATGCCAAAGCCAGAACAAATCAGATATATTGATAAGCCTGCTGCCCTGAAACCACCGAGATTTCATGTGGTTTCCGATGTACTTTTAGTTAAATATTTTCCCCAATATGGATATTTATGGAATTTGTTTTTTAGTAAGTTGTACGGTGTGCCAAGGACGATAGGCAAAGCAGTCAAATGGAAATTAATCAAAAAATGA
- a CDS encoding YdcF family protein, with translation MPMQPKISIRRHLLRLIRNRFILLGLSGLCLILGIWLIDIGIILQKASQGPVDAFLVLGGSITREIYVAELAKQYPQTPIIISGGSKDPCILLIFRRANAPMQNVLLEKCAKTTFGNFYFSQPILSQWQVHKVKLITSLTHLPRAKWLAQIILGSHGIWVEPDIVKEQGIPGNRESFLLTAWGLTRSLSWAVISQFYSPKCSELTKLTEVNLKAWQSQGFTVKRQCERQANLQEIL, from the coding sequence ATTCCTATGCAGCCAAAAATCTCGATTCGCCGGCATCTGTTGCGTTTAATTCGCAATCGATTTATTTTGCTAGGGCTGAGTGGCTTATGCCTCATACTGGGAATTTGGCTGATCGATATTGGTATAATTTTGCAGAAGGCATCCCAAGGGCCTGTCGATGCTTTTCTCGTACTGGGAGGTAGTATCACCAGAGAGATTTATGTAGCTGAATTGGCAAAACAATATCCCCAAACCCCAATAATTATTTCTGGAGGCTCAAAAGACCCCTGCATTTTGCTGATTTTTCGACGTGCAAATGCTCCCATGCAAAATGTTTTGTTAGAAAAGTGTGCTAAAACCACTTTTGGTAACTTTTACTTCAGTCAGCCAATCCTCAGTCAGTGGCAGGTTCATAAGGTGAAATTGATTACCTCTCTCACCCATTTGCCAAGGGCGAAGTGGTTGGCGCAAATTATCTTAGGATCGCATGGAATTTGGGTAGAACCAGATATCGTTAAAGAGCAGGGAATTCCTGGCAATCGCGAGTCATTTCTCTTAACTGCGTGGGGATTGACTCGCAGTTTGTCCTGGGCTGTCATCAGTCAATTTTACTCTCCCAAATGTTCGGAATTGACTAAATTAACAGAGGTAAACCTCAAAGCTTGGCAGTCGCAAGGTTTTACGGTAAAAAGACAGTGCGAACGCCAAGCAAATCTACAGGAAATTTTGTAA
- the psb28 gene encoding photosystem II reaction center protein Psb28, with amino-acid sequence MAQIQFSRGINEDVVPDVKLTRSRDNTNGTATFYFQNPKALSQSSTDEITGMYLIDEEGELVIKDVKAKFINGKPEALEVFYGMKSVEEWDRFMRFMSRYAEEHGLGFTKS; translated from the coding sequence ATGGCTCAAATTCAGTTTTCCAGAGGCATCAATGAAGATGTTGTGCCCGATGTTAAGCTCACCCGTTCGCGGGATAACACCAACGGCACGGCTACGTTTTATTTCCAAAATCCCAAGGCTCTGAGTCAAAGCAGCACAGACGAGATTACTGGGATGTACCTGATTGATGAGGAAGGCGAATTAGTCATAAAGGATGTAAAAGCTAAATTCATCAACGGTAAACCAGAGGCACTGGAAGTTTTTTATGGGATGAAATCGGTTGAAGAATGGGATCGTTTTATGCGATTCATGAGTCGCTATGCTGAAGAGCATGGTTTAGGATTTACCAAATCATAA
- a CDS encoding dynamin family protein, whose product MQQQEFHHNLVNILQSALGLLELDRNSQLYRDVTSVCNHLANPGFRIAVFGPFNYGKSTLINAILGNRALPIDIIPTTGAAIYVKYGNELRTRITMTNGREINESGTEILKQFAILDGDRRMRDDVASVQVFCPHPFLQNNVELLDLPGTNDREEQDSLVRDKLLTADLIVQVLDGRQLMTLGEREKLRDWLLDRGIKTIVFVVNFLNLLEPEDQKEVYKRLRFLAESFRADLPTNISNLYRVDALPALRARLKGDVAAAQSSGLAGFESALQSILAVKQEQMGDVRLPRAIAIGSQIKQILQAKIQPLATEVETAENKRNTKIQIQQKAENLIKQGFATSIKEFRDWLHEQTILYRYQSEATAALQQNQFSTWERDFFKPTVAKHQQEIVKWISQACEFFNYTQPEELSISFPSHPQVTLPNKPTSSDNLSDTAPVAVATGLGWVAGGPIGAAVLGGAAYLLNKNIKQDKQGSSSNAYQNQAAQLYTDAAKDYLSRFSSEALSALHQYEEKAAKVLNFKIPDIPPELTNKRHQLNLLNTCLQNLDRELQSIN is encoded by the coding sequence ATGCAACAGCAGGAATTTCATCACAACCTTGTCAATATTCTTCAATCTGCGTTGGGTTTGCTGGAACTCGATCGAAACTCCCAACTTTACCGAGATGTGACATCTGTCTGCAACCATCTCGCCAATCCCGGTTTTCGGATTGCTGTTTTTGGCCCGTTTAATTACGGCAAGTCAACCTTAATCAACGCTATCCTGGGAAACCGCGCTTTGCCGATCGACATTATCCCCACTACGGGTGCTGCTATTTATGTCAAGTACGGAAATGAGCTAAGAACTCGCATTACCATGACGAATGGCAGAGAAATTAATGAAAGCGGTACGGAAATACTCAAGCAATTTGCTATCCTAGATGGCGATCGCAGAATGCGAGATGATGTCGCCTCGGTGCAGGTTTTTTGTCCTCACCCATTTCTGCAAAATAATGTAGAATTACTCGACTTACCGGGAACGAACGATCGCGAAGAACAAGACAGTTTAGTTCGCGACAAACTCCTCACCGCAGATTTAATCGTGCAAGTGTTAGACGGTCGTCAGTTAATGACATTAGGAGAGCGAGAGAAATTGCGCGATTGGCTGCTGGATAGAGGCATAAAAACCATTGTTTTTGTTGTTAACTTTCTCAATTTACTCGAACCGGAAGACCAAAAAGAAGTTTACAAACGGTTGCGTTTTTTAGCCGAAAGTTTTCGCGCCGATTTACCGACAAATATCAGCAACCTTTATCGCGTTGATGCACTACCTGCTTTGAGAGCGAGATTAAAAGGAGATGTTGCGGCTGCACAAAGTAGCGGACTGGCTGGTTTTGAATCGGCTCTGCAAAGTATTTTAGCAGTAAAACAGGAGCAAATGGGCGATGTGCGGCTGCCGCGTGCGATCGCGATCGGCTCTCAAATCAAGCAAATATTACAAGCCAAAATACAACCTCTTGCCACCGAAGTAGAAACCGCAGAAAATAAGCGCAATACCAAAATTCAGATTCAACAAAAAGCCGAAAATCTAATTAAACAAGGCTTTGCAACCAGCATTAAAGAATTCCGAGACTGGCTGCACGAACAAACAATTTTATATCGCTATCAATCCGAAGCCACCGCCGCACTTCAACAAAATCAATTTAGCACCTGGGAAAGAGATTTTTTCAAACCAACAGTTGCAAAGCATCAACAAGAAATTGTCAAATGGATTAGCCAAGCTTGCGAGTTTTTCAATTACACTCAACCCGAAGAACTATCAATTTCATTTCCATCGCACCCACAAGTAACTTTACCGAATAAACCGACAAGTTCGGATAATCTGAGCGATACTGCTCCCGTAGCTGTAGCGACTGGTTTGGGTTGGGTTGCGGGTGGGCCAATAGGAGCGGCAGTGCTGGGCGGTGCAGCTTATCTTTTAAATAAAAATATCAAACAAGACAAGCAAGGATCGTCAAGCAATGCTTATCAAAATCAAGCTGCACAACTTTATACCGATGCGGCAAAAGATTATCTAAGTCGCTTCAGTAGCGAAGCGCTTTCAGCACTGCACCAGTATGAAGAAAAAGCCGCAAAAGTTCTGAATTTTAAAATCCCCGACATTCCTCCAGAACTTACTAACAAGCGTCATCAACTAAACTTGTTAAATACTTGCTTGCAGAACCTCGATCGAGAATTGCAATCTATCAATTAA
- a CDS encoding DUF29 domain-containing protein, translating to MTQNLSNIESKASQLYETDFYAWTQAQAKFLRDRKWDFLDIANLVEEIESLGKQERQELRNRLGVLLGHLLKWEFQPIHRSKSWVATIREQRYKVSDLLAESPSLKPYLPEALEKAYQYGLALAVRETSLDYEDFPVECPYSLAQVLDSQFFPGEQIE from the coding sequence ATGACTCAAAATTTATCAAATATTGAAAGTAAAGCTTCCCAATTGTACGAGACAGATTTCTATGCTTGGACGCAAGCACAAGCAAAATTTCTCCGTGATAGAAAGTGGGATTTTTTGGATATCGCAAACTTGGTTGAGGAGATCGAATCTTTGGGTAAGCAAGAACGACAGGAATTGAGGAATCGTTTGGGCGTTTTGTTAGGGCATTTGCTAAAGTGGGAATTTCAGCCCATTCATCGTTCTAAAAGTTGGGTTGCTACGATTCGAGAGCAACGCTATAAAGTTTCTGATTTGCTTGCAGAAAGTCCTAGCTTGAAGCCTTATTTACCGGAAGCATTAGAGAAAGCTTATCAATATGGGTTGGCTTTGGCTGTGCGCGAAACATCTTTGGACTACGAAGATTTTCCTGTTGAATGTCCTTATAGTTTAGCGCAAGTATTAGATTCCCAGTTTTTTCCTGGCGAACAAATTGAGTAA
- a CDS encoding PAP/fibrillin family protein: MNNLLSLKEKLQAALDAIQTNKDGSPITDVQIDKTTAAEIAQLTAQLESCNPNPKPLLNAISLLEGNWQLQYSTAREIRSLVSLPLGLKLGQVYQVINVSNKQFFNIAFVQHYLGLLSGYVKVTASFEPAGEDSAPVPDKRINVYFDKRYLSIDKIIGINTPQLNPFKVVAANNPVGRVATLDITYLDRDCRIGRGGDGSLFVLKKSDGIVENTSLI, from the coding sequence TTGAATAATTTACTCTCTTTAAAAGAAAAATTACAAGCTGCTCTTGATGCTATTCAAACTAACAAAGATGGCTCGCCGATTACCGATGTGCAGATCGACAAAACGACCGCCGCAGAAATCGCACAGTTGACCGCTCAACTAGAAAGTTGCAACCCCAATCCGAAACCTTTGCTAAATGCTATTTCTTTACTAGAGGGAAATTGGCAACTGCAATACTCCACTGCTAGAGAAATCCGCTCTTTAGTTTCCCTACCATTGGGATTAAAGCTAGGCCAAGTATATCAAGTGATTAATGTCAGCAACAAACAGTTTTTCAATATTGCTTTTGTCCAACATTATTTAGGATTATTATCGGGATATGTGAAAGTGACGGCTAGCTTTGAACCTGCTGGAGAAGATTCAGCACCTGTCCCAGACAAACGCATCAACGTCTACTTTGACAAACGCTATTTATCAATTGATAAAATCATCGGTATTAATACGCCTCAACTCAACCCATTCAAAGTTGTAGCTGCTAATAATCCAGTCGGTCGAGTTGCCACGCTTGATATTACTTATTTGGATCGAGATTGCCGAATTGGACGTGGTGGAGATGGCAGTTTGTTTGTTCTCAAAAAATCGGATGGTATAGTTGAGAATACGAGTTTAATCTGA
- a CDS encoding GNAT family N-acetyltransferase has product MTNIDNYNSIHIRNMEIDDLAPVYHLGEDVFTSDLYPYLYRTWDEWEVLGLYNTDPEYCLVAEIDDRLAGFILGTIINKPSWTYGYIIWLGVNPNFQRRGVGDKLVDKLVERMIEDGVRFMMVDTDPANIPAVKFFNRKGFGNTRQHVFLSMNLSKHDYYGRLISYEREKAERAAYSRSRRRPTNKPQEIVSEAASKVMVTEPSSPADDSPDRPSLS; this is encoded by the coding sequence ATGACCAACATTGATAACTACAACTCGATTCACATTCGCAACATGGAAATTGATGACCTTGCGCCCGTGTACCACTTGGGCGAAGATGTGTTTACCAGCGATTTGTATCCTTATTTATATCGAACGTGGGATGAATGGGAGGTACTCGGACTTTATAATACCGACCCCGAATACTGTTTGGTTGCAGAAATAGACGATCGACTCGCCGGCTTTATCTTGGGAACGATTATTAACAAGCCATCGTGGACTTATGGATATATCATCTGGCTGGGAGTTAATCCTAACTTTCAGCGTCGGGGTGTAGGCGATAAACTGGTTGATAAGCTAGTGGAACGTATGATCGAAGATGGGGTGCGTTTCATGATGGTAGATACCGATCCGGCGAATATCCCAGCAGTGAAATTTTTTAACCGTAAAGGTTTTGGCAATACCCGTCAGCACGTTTTCTTATCGATGAATTTAAGCAAGCACGATTATTATGGCAGATTAATTTCTTACGAACGAGAAAAAGCGGAAAGGGCAGCTTACAGTCGATCGCGTCGTCGTCCCACCAATAAACCTCAAGAAATTGTCAGCGAAGCCGCTAGCAAAGTAATGGTAACGGAACCCTCATCGCCTGCTGATGATAGTCCCGATCGACCCTCGCTTTCATAA
- a CDS encoding A/G-specific adenine glycosylase, with amino-acid sequence MIDNQLPITKLRWFRRQLKAWACGHLRNFPWRRTKDAYAILVAEFLLQKTNADTVAPVYQRFMERYPTLNALAAAREEDVTMLLRPLGLSFRADRLRQSTQLILKNYQGKIPKTEAQLLKLPGVGKYTARSICAHAFGQRKAVLDTNVARIFERFFGLSGGRVKWRSQELQSAVEEAAPTTNVGMWNLTLLDFGAAVCTARHPRCGECPLQEQCQYARESNIDEKIINKPIYM; translated from the coding sequence ATGATTGATAACCAATTACCAATTACTAAATTGAGATGGTTTCGTCGCCAGCTAAAAGCTTGGGCTTGTGGGCATTTGCGAAATTTTCCTTGGCGCAGGACAAAAGATGCTTATGCAATTTTGGTGGCAGAATTCCTGTTGCAAAAGACGAATGCAGATACAGTTGCTCCAGTTTACCAGAGGTTTATGGAGCGATATCCGACGCTGAATGCCTTAGCTGCTGCGCGAGAGGAAGATGTTACAATGCTGTTGCGGCCTTTGGGACTTAGCTTTCGGGCCGATCGCCTGCGTCAGTCCACTCAGCTGATCCTGAAAAATTATCAGGGAAAGATCCCCAAAACAGAAGCTCAGTTACTGAAATTGCCCGGTGTGGGAAAATATACAGCGCGATCGATCTGCGCTCACGCCTTCGGACAGCGCAAAGCGGTACTTGATACCAACGTGGCGCGGATTTTCGAGCGGTTTTTTGGATTGTCCGGCGGTCGGGTAAAATGGCGATCGCAAGAACTACAGTCGGCGGTGGAAGAAGCTGCACCTACAACAAATGTGGGAATGTGGAATTTGACGCTGTTGGACTTTGGGGCGGCAGTTTGCACAGCTAGGCACCCCCGTTGCGGTGAGTGTCCCTTGCAAGAGCAATGCCAATATGCTCGCGAGAGTAACATTGATGAGAAAATAATTAATAAACCGATTTATATGTGA
- a CDS encoding DUF29 domain-containing protein, which produces MTETYQEFKLNSRLYETDFYAWTQEQAKFLRDGIWNCLDIANLVEEIASLGKQERQELINRLGVLLGHLLKWEFQSELRSKSWLATIREQRRRIHRLLKESPSLKPFLPEALEEGYQDGLDLAVRETSLDYEGFPVECSYSLEQVLDSEFFPGEQLE; this is translated from the coding sequence ATGACCGAAACCTATCAGGAATTTAAGCTAAATTCTCGATTGTACGAGACAGATTTCTATGCTTGGACGCAGGAACAAGCAAAGTTTCTTCGCGATGGGATATGGAATTGTTTAGATATTGCAAATTTGGTTGAGGAGATCGCATCTTTGGGTAAGCAAGAGCGACAGGAATTGATAAATCGTTTGGGTGTTTTGTTGGGACATCTGCTTAAGTGGGAATTCCAGTCTGAGTTACGCTCTAAAAGTTGGTTGGCTACGATTCGGGAACAGCGCCGCCGTATTCACAGATTGCTTAAAGAAAGCCCCAGTTTGAAGCCTTTTTTACCTGAAGCATTAGAGGAAGGTTATCAGGATGGACTGGATTTAGCTGTGCGGGAAACGTCTTTGGACTACGAAGGTTTTCCCGTGGAATGTTCTTATAGTTTAGAACAGGTGTTAGATTCCGAGTTTTTTCCTGGCGAACAACTTGAGTAA
- a CDS encoding nuclear transport factor 2 family protein, whose translation METRPPLPPFTLETARAKVQAAEDAWNTRDPERVALAYTEDSVWRNRAEFFTGREKIREFLTRKWNTELDYRLKKELWSFTDNRISVKFEYEYHTDSGQWYRAYGNEQWEFAPNGLMQRREASINDLPILESERKFRRSR comes from the coding sequence ATGGAAACTAGACCGCCTTTACCTCCTTTTACTTTGGAAACTGCAAGAGCGAAAGTACAAGCGGCTGAGGATGCTTGGAATACTCGCGACCCCGAACGAGTTGCGTTAGCTTATACGGAAGATTCAGTTTGGCGAAATCGGGCTGAATTTTTCACTGGCAGGGAGAAGATTCGCGAATTTCTCACCCGTAAATGGAATACAGAACTGGATTATCGACTTAAAAAAGAACTGTGGAGTTTCACCGATAATCGCATCTCTGTCAAATTTGAATATGAATATCATACGGATTCCGGTCAGTGGTATCGTGCTTATGGCAACGAACAGTGGGAATTTGCCCCGAATGGATTGATGCAACGGCGAGAAGCTAGTATCAACGATCTGCCGATTTTGGAATCGGAACGCAAGTTTCGGCGGTCACGTTAG